The Mercurialis annua linkage group LG8, ddMerAnnu1.2, whole genome shotgun sequence genome window below encodes:
- the LOC126662267 gene encoding acetylglutamate kinase, chloroplastic → MAAAAAAATAVTKPVPSSHSQSFLSPNLKNLKPSNLSFISPQKPPSLTIKAEAATTQKTPTSASQSNSIDRSRVDILSESLPYIQKFRGKTIVVKYGGAAMKVPELKASVVSDLVLLSCVGLRPILVHGGGPEINNWLRLLNIEPLFHEGLRVTDAKTMEIVSMVLVGKVNKDLVSLINKAGATAVGLSGMDGRLLMARPSPNFVNLGFVGEVARVDTTLLEPLVKNGLIPVIASVAADEFGQSYNINADTVAGEIAAALGAEKLILLTDVAGILEDRDDPNSLVKEIDIKGIKKMIDEKKVGGGMIPKVNCCVRSLAQGVKTASIIDGRVEHSLLHEIMSEQGIGTMITG, encoded by the coding sequence ATGGCGGCGGCGGCAGCGGCGGCGACGGCAGTGACCAAGCCTGTACCGTCATCTCATTCACAATCTTTCCTATCCCCAAATCTTAAAAACCTTAAACCCTCAAATCTTTCTTTCATTTCACCACAAAAGCCTCCATCTTTAACCATCAAAGCCGAAGCAGCCACCACCCAGAAAACACCCACCTCCGCTTCTCAATCAAATTCAATCGATCGTTCCCGGGTCGACATTTTATCCGAATCCTTACCCTACATTCAAAAATTCAGAGGCAAAACAATTGTTGTCAAATACGGCGGCGCCGCCATGAAAGTCCCCGAACTCAAAGCCTCCGTAGTAAGTGACCTCGTCTTACTTTCCTGCGTCGGCCTCCGCCCAATTCTCGTCCACGGCGGCGGCCCAGAGATCAACAATTGGCTCAGACTTCTCAACATCGAACCGCTTTTTCATGAGGGTCTTCGTGTTACTGATGCTAAAACAATGGAGATTGTTTCAATGGTGTTAGTTGGTAAGGTTAATAAAGATTTAGTTTCGTTAATTAATAAAGCCGGCGCCACTGCTGTGGGGCTTTCAGGTATGGACGGCCGTTTACTTATGGCTAGACCTAGTCCGAATTTTGTTAACTTAGGATTTGTTGGTGAAGTTGCTCGTGTTGATACTACTTTGCTTGAACCACTTGTGAAAAATGGTCTTATTCCTGTGATTGCTTCTGTGGCTGCTGATGAATTTGGTCAGTCTTATAATATTAATGCTGACACTGTTGCTGGTGAGATAGCTGCTGCTTTAGGTGCGGAGAAATTGATTCTTTTGACTGATGTTGCTGGCATTTTGGAGGATAGAGATGATCCTAATAGTTTGGTTAAGGAGATTGATATTAAGGGTATTAAGAAAATGATTGATGAGAAGAAAGTTGGGGGTGGGATGATTCCGAAGGTTAATTGCTGTGTTCGTTCGCTTGCTCAAGGTGTGAAAACTGCTAGTATTATTGATGGTAGAGTTGAACATTCTTTGCTTCATGAGATTATGTCTGAACAAGGGATCGGAACTATGATTACCGGGTGA
- the LOC126662274 gene encoding ceramide synthase LOH2, whose product MESSSSPNPSYFFVAVAFAFGFVAARFLLDKFVFRRLAIWLLCKKSRPLNLDANTRAKIVKCIESMWKLTYYAAVEFCVLKINYNEPWFSDPKQYFIGWPNQEFKTPLKLIYMCQCGFYTYSIAALLLWETRRKDFSVMMSHHVITVFLIGFSYMTSFLRMGSVVLALHDASDVFLEAAKICKYSGKELGASTFFGLFAVSWLILRLIYYPFWVIAALSYGGVNFLDLSTAYHTFLYYVFNTLLLMLLVFHVYWWYLICAMIMKQMRNRGRVGEDIREDSDDD is encoded by the exons ATGGAATCATCTTCGTCACCGAATCCTTCCTATTTCTTCGTTGCTGTTGCTTTTGCTTTTGGTTTTGTCGCCGCTAGATTCTTATTGGACAAATTCGTCTTTCGT AGGCTGGCAATTTGGTTACTTTGCAAGAAAAGTAGACCTCTGAATTTAGATGCGAATACACGGGCAAAGATTGTAAAATGCATAGAGTCCATGTGGAAGCTAACATACTATGCTGCTGTTGAGTTCTGTGTTCTCAAGATTAACTACAATGAACCTTGGTTCAGTGATCCTAAACAATACTTCATTGGCTGGCCCAATCAAGAATTTAA GACTCCCCTAAAGCTTATCTACATGTGCCAATGCGGGTTTTACACATACAGTATTGCTGCTCTCCTTTTGTGGGAAACTAGAAGAAAGGATTTTTCTGTGATGATGTCTCATCATGTAATTACTGTTTTTCTGATTGGATTCTCATACATGACCAG TTTTCTCCGGATGGGATCAGTTGTCCTTGCCCTGCATGATGCAAGTGATGTATTTCTAGAAGCTGcaaaaatatgtaaatattctgGAAAGGAGCTTGGAGCTAGCACTTTTTTTGGTTTGTTTGCTGTATCATGGCTTATTCTACGGCTGATATACTATCCCTTCTGGGTTATCGCGGCTCTAAG CTATGGTGGTGTAAACTTCTTGGATCTATCAACAGCATACCATACATTTCTGTACTATGTTTTCAATACACTGCTGCTGATGCTACTCGTGTTCCACGTTTACTGGTGGTATCTGATTTGCGCAATGATAATGAAGCAGATGAGAAATAGAGGGAGGGTGGGAGAAGATATAAGAGAAG ATTCAGACGATGATTAG
- the LOC126660528 gene encoding uncharacterized protein LOC126660528, whose amino-acid sequence MPIYLADARVDQLMEVDGTTWDIGLLQDIFVQEDVSRNSSSIWSGIWGIQAPLHMKKFLWRACSGYLPTVYALATHKVFVNSTCMVCNHLQESVIHALVNCPFVADCWALANLSVSMDGVEDIASWCLDWLSRFSSEEASFAAFICWNVWLNRNSDVWKQVKVSAREIVASAGFHQSSWQAAQCRKGEAGMAEVSRRDGGVLWSKPEPGCLKVNIDAAVFNGNNIVQARQVNLLGSFSPRHAEIIGIREALSWLKGLDHLVIESDARDVILDIRNPGLVEPDMMIKDCLELARQFHNISFVFVRRSANQAAHMLAQNVRYLSGHQEWFCHFPEFLTNVTASDLF is encoded by the exons ATGCCCATTTATTTGGCTGATGCAAGAGTTGACCAGTTAATGGAGGTGGATGGCACGACCTGGGATATTGGCTTATTGCAGGATATTTTTGTCCAAGAAGACGTGAGTC GTAACTCGTCTAGCATTTGGAGCGGGATATGGGGTATTCAAGCTCCGCTTCATATGAAAAAATTTCTATGGAGGGCGTGTTCGGGTTATCTCCCTACAGTTTATGCGCTGGCTACGCATAAGGTGTTTGTCAACTCGACTTGTATGGTTTGCAATCATTTGCAAGAATCTGTGATACATGCTCTTGTGAATTGTCCTTTTGTTGCGGACTGTTGGGCGTTGGCGAATCTGTCGGTTTCGATGGATGGGGTTGAGGATATTGCGTCTTGGTGCTTAGATTGGCTGTCTAGATTCAGCTCAGAGGAGGCGTCATTTGCAGCTTTTATATGTTGGAATGTGTGGTTGAATCGCAACAGTGATGTGTGGAAGCAGGTCAAGGTTTCAGCTAGAGAGATTGTTGCTTCTGCCGGGTTCCATCAGTCTTCTTGGCAAGCTGCTCAATGCAGAAAAGGGGAAGCAGGCATGGCGGAGGTTAGCAGGAGGGATGGTGGTGTTTTGTGGTCTAAGCCGGAACCTGGTTGTTTAAAAGTCAATATAGATGCAGCGGTTTTTAATGGCAA TAACATTGTCCAAGCGAGGCAAGTAAATCTGCTTGGGTCTTTCTCGCCTCGTCATGCTGAGATAATTGGAATTCGAGAAGCACTGAGTTGGTTGAAGGGCCTAGATCACTTAGTGATTGAGTCAGATGCTAGGGATGTCATTTTGGACATTCGAAATCCGGGTTTAGTGGAGCCAGATATGATGATTAAAGATTGTTTGGAGTTAGCACGACAGTTTCATaatatttcttttgtttttgtgaggcgatctgcgaatcaggctgcGCATATGTTAGCGCAAAATGTCCGGTACTTGtcaggtcatcaggagtggTTCTGTCACTTCCCTGAGTTTCTCACCAATGTAACTGCCTCTGATTTGTTTTAA
- the LOC126659743 gene encoding abscisic acid 8'-hydroxylase 4: MESVLIFVYLCLFLFSLLSYSLIIKKNRKRLSNSNPNPKPNKLPPGSMGWPFVGETLQLYSQNPNVFFATKQRRYGEIFKSHILGCPCVMLASPEAARFVLVTHAHLFKPTYPKSKENLIGPFALFFHQGDYHNHLRKLVLNSLSPLKIKKLIPDIQSLAISALDSWVDGGHVINTFLEMKKFSFQVGILSIFGHLDSNYKEKLNENYHIMDKGYNSFPTKIPGTSYQKALLARKRLNQILSEIISERKEKKLLEKDLLDCFLNSRDQNGQILSEEQIADNVIGVLFAAQDTTASVLTWILKFLHDDHKLLEAVKAEQMAIYEENEGGKKLLTWGQTRNMPLTHRVILESLRMASIISFAFREATMDVEYNGYLIPKGWKVMPLFRNIHHNPKIFSDSHIFDPSRFEVAPKPNTFMPFGNGVHSCPGNELAKLEILIFIHHLLTKFRWEVVGSVDGIQYGPFPVPQHGLPARFWKESKQC, from the exons ATGGAGAGTGTTCTAATTTTTGTCTATTTATGcctctttcttttttctttactCTCTTATTCTCTGATCAtcaagaaaaatagaaaaagattatcaaattcaaatccaaatccaaaacCTAATAAGCTTCCTCCTGGTTCAATGGGATGGCCATTTGTGGGTGAAACTCTGCAACTCTACTCTCAAAACCCTAATGTTTTCTTCGCTACCAAGCAACGAAG ATATGGAGAAATATTCAAGAGTCATATTTTGGGTTGTCCTTGTGTTATGTTGGCTAGTCCAGAGGCTGCAAGATTTGTGTTGGTGACTCATGCTCATTTGTTCAAGCCAACTTATCCCAAAAGCAAAGAAAATTTGATTGGACCATTTGCTTTATTTTTCCATCAAGGAGATTATCATAATCACTTGAGAAAACTTGTTCTTAATTCATTATCACCATTAAAAATCAAGAAACTCATTCCTGATATTCAATCCCTAGCCATTTCAGCCTTGGATTCTTGGGTTGATGGTGGTCATGTTATTAACACCTTTCTTGAAATGAAAAAG TTTTCTTTCCAAGTAGGCATTCTTTCTATCTTTGGTCACTTGGATAGCAATTATAAAGAGAAGCTTAATGAGAATTATCATATAATGGATAAAGGTTATAATTCTTTTCCCACAAAAATTCCAGGGACTTCTTATCAGAAAGCTCTCTTg GCTAGGAAGAGATTGAATCAAATATTGAGTGAGATAATCAgtgaaagaaaggaaaagaaactGTTGGAGAAGGATCTATTGGATTGTTTTCTTAATTCTAGGGACCAAAATGGACAAATTTTAAGTGAGGAACAGATTGCCGATAATGTAATTGGAGTACTATTTGCAGCTCAAGATACCACTGCAAGTGTTCTAACATGGATTCTCAAGTTTCTTCATGATGATCATAAACTTCTTGAAGCTGTTAAG GCTGAACAAATGGCAATATATGAAGAAAATGAAGGAGGAAAAAAGTTGTTGACTTGGGGACAGACAAGGAATATGCCCCTTACACACAGG GTTATTTTAGAGAGCTTAAGAATGGCAAGCATTATATCATTTGCTTTTCGGGAAGCAACAATGGATGTTGAATACAATG GATATTTAATTCCAAAAGGTTGGAAAGTGATGCCATTGTTCAGGAATATTCATCACAATCctaaaatattttcggattctcACATTTTTGACCCATCAAGATTTGAG GTTGCTCCAAAACCCAATACCTTCATGCCATTTGGCAATGGAGTTCATTCCTGTCCTGGTAATGAACTTGCCAAGTTGGAAATACTCATCTTCATCCATCATCTACTTACTAAATTCAG ATGGGAAGTGGTAGGATCAGTGGATGGGATTCAGTATGGCCCATTTCCAGTACCCCAACATGGCCTACCAGCAAGGTTTTGGAAGGAATCAAAACAGTGTTAA